A window of Hevea brasiliensis isolate MT/VB/25A 57/8 chromosome 14, ASM3005281v1, whole genome shotgun sequence contains these coding sequences:
- the LOC110641306 gene encoding uncharacterized protein LOC110641306, producing MAISIEDYEIYCNVIPLHNIVEPQDASFSRNMFSIKVIATFMPHLDSAMEEADDDESNSLLLYANLECDTSQRTFLVERDRFLHPEISRSTVRQILLDMNVPIQEFLIEQIMYNVRRFGTDHDKYNVSPRKVLHLVVNIEVPAIISEVASDDDPADLSLLVPATKSSIEALEIVKVDRPMNQQSCSCLEEILIGSEAICMPLQEKRRFETKSVKICF from the coding sequence ATGGCGATCTCAATTGAAGATTACGAAATCTATTGCAATGTGATTCCACTTCACAACATTGTTGAACCACAGGATGCTTCCTTCTCAAGAAATATGTTCTCCATCAAGGTCATCGCCACCTTCATGCCTCATCTTGATTCAGCGATGGAGGAAGCAGATGATGATGAATCAAATTCACTGCTTCTTTACGCCAACTTGGAATGTGACACTAGCCAACGCACATTCCTAGTTGAACGCGACCGTTTCTTGCATCCAGAAATATCCAGGTCTACTGTTCGTCAAATTCTTCTTGATATGAATGTTCCTATTCAGGAATTCTTGATAGAACAGATTATGTATAACGTTCGTCGATTTGGAACTGACCATGATAAATACAATGTGAGTCCTCGTAAGGTTCTGCATTTGGTGGTTAACATTGAAGTTCCTGCAATAATCTCTGAGGTTGCGAGTGATGATGATCCCGCAGATTTAAGCCTGCTAGTGCCTGCAACTAAATCATCCATTGAAGCTTTGGAGATTGTGAAAGTTGACCGTCCTATGAATCAACAGTCCTGTAGTTGTTTAGAGGAGATTTTGATTGGTTCAGAAGCAATTTGCATGCCACTACAAGAAAAAAGGAGATTTGAAACCAAATCAGTGAAAATCTGTTTCTAA